CACATACCCATCTGCACTAGGGGCCAATAGAAACAGCTTCTGGCACATTTAtttccttctctctcacacacacagaaacaatgTTTAATACAAGGTAGTATGGGCCATGTGTGAATATGCTATAGCCTTAATGCGTGTCTGTGCATTAAGGCACTACCTCTTTTACTTCAAGTGCAGCAGAACACCTGGGTTATGTAAGCGTTTTGTGCAGGGAGGGGTGAAGTCAGACAGTCTCTCTGGGCGTGGGTATAGTTCTTCCTATACTGAATTATTCAAAAGGTCTGATTAATATACTCTTCCACAGCATAAACTAGGACTCCGAAGTTTGTGATGTTTCCATGACAACACTATGTGGTCTCTGGTGCTAAATATAGAACGTTTCACATGTTTTTTTCTTACACCAACATGGTGGTTCACACAGGGATCCTATTAAATGACTAGAAGGgctatgtcataaaccctcaaagtTCCAGAAAGGTGTGAACATGGCAGCTAtattggtcagggagaaatccaaaccagtctaattggaatgaatggcagtagaggTATAATCAGGAGCTTTCTTATGCAGGAAAATAAAAGGCATGTACACAATTAACCTATATCAGCATAGAGACTGAAGAGGTAGCCTAACATCTTTATGGAACACCTTACATTTTAGATGTCATCCCTAAATGTTGATTTTCTCAAAAGAAATGTTATGGGAGGAGGGTGGAATATATGCAGAGGGCTACAAACGGAGTAAGATAACCACAGAAGTTTgaaaatgaacaggatttctctGCTCCCCCCTTTCATGGGACTTAAAGGTTCTCTCCCTCTTATAATGAATCTGTTGCCTAACTTTCTTTCGTAGCCAGCAGCCTCACAGGGAGTCCCCACCGTGTAAGTGTCCTGACTTAGAAACTGTTCCCTCAGGGAGGGACCCTCTTAAACAGAGGGGTCATAAGAGACGCACAAGTCTAGAGGTGACAAGAGCATGCTGACTAGTCTGTGTTGTATGGCTCAATCTAGCCTCCATACACAGTCTTCCACCATGTTTCTCACATCACAAACATCAAGTCCTGACAGATCTGAGAAGGGGCTCAACAAGAATCTAGGGATATGAGCAGCGAATTAGTTTGTAATTGGGCCATGATACCTACTCTTCCAGATCAGTGTACTGACCCTGAGCACTCAGGGGTACACAAGAGAGTTTCACAATCGACACCAGAAACCCCAAAGAAATTAGCACATACAGATACACAGTTGAATTAATAAAAGCTCTTTAATAACAAAGTATTATCCTGATATGAAAACAATACAAAAAGTAAAATGCATATCATGAACATCTACAACACCTAACTGGAACAGTGTACATTTTTGTACTTACAATCATTACCACCCTGAACAAAGGTTCTTTGTTATGAACTGTATTATTTCATAGGTTAAACATTAACTACCCACTCACTGCCACAGCGCCAACTACTGCTGACAATAACACAGTACAGCAGTGCTCACTAACCTGGCATAACCAGGAGTTTCTGTGCACTGCACCTCCAGTGAACTTAATGAAACGCACCTTCACACGCTCCTCCTTGAGTGCAGTAAAACCACAGCAGGACCCACACCACATAGTCATGAAGTCAGCATTTTAAAAACAGCTGGCTAAAAATTCCATTAGTGAATTATCATCCCGAAATATCATCTTCCTCAGATCGCTTTCATCTGAAGAGAGATAAAGataaaaacaaacattcagactgGTGTAGAGGTCTAAATTAGTTCAGGAGATAACCTGAACAGGCAGCAGTGTAAGGATGAGTGGTCTAACCAGTTGGAAGGGACAGGTTTCTGGTCAGACCtgctgggggggagggggaggttcCAGGTTTCTGTGGTCATCTGACTGTTTTCTCAATGGAGCTTGGGGATAGTGTGGAGGTTGTGTGGGTGTTCTGACCTGAAGGTCAAGGGGTTGCTCCAGTGACCCTCCCAGCTTCTGCAGAGCTGCACTAAGGCCTGCCCTCAGAGCCCTGTAGTCTGGCTGGTCAGAGTACTGCAGAGCCATCACCTgagacaggtacacctgcagCGCACCTGATACATAGTACACACGGATGCATTATATCCCACGCACACACAAAACATATTATGCTGCATACAAAAACTAATCACTAGAAAACTGGACTTACTGGAGACTTTCTTCTGTCCGAAGCAGTGACTCAGGAGACCTGGAACATCCTCCATGTACCTGGATCATTAGTGAATGGTCAGGTTTGGCCACTCAAGGCTTTACCATTTtataaatacagaataacattaTCATAATGGCCTTGTTGCCATAGTGAGGACctggctctcacctctccttctccgtggcaaCGCGGGCtggagtgtgtgtgagggaggtcCAGGGCAGTGCCCCTGTGTACCAGCGCAGCATGCAGTAGCCCAAAGCCTGCAGGTCACTACGCCGAGACGGACCTAGAAGTACGATCACACACAAGTACTTATGGTTGGTTAGAGGCAACTTGTACATCCTCCACAGTATCTGAAGGACTGCAGATGATTGACAGGCCATAGGATGACTCACCTGCTCCCTTGTGAGATTCCAGGCTTATAAAATCTATGGCTCCTTCATTTGGTGTTCGGCTACCCTCACGGTACTCCACATGCCGGCCACCAGGTGAGTACCGGAAAGCATGGCAGTACCCTGCAAGATTAACCTacacacatgcatacaggagTAAGAGCATATTAGAAGGGTCTGGCAGCTACACAAAAGTACACAAACAAACAACTATACAAACACACTCTAACCTGTGTTTGTTGTGCTGGGCTGATGTAGATGTTTTCAGCATGGATGTCTGCGTGAACATACTCATTTTCATGGATGAACTCCAACACATCCAactgggagagaagggagaaaggcAGAGTCAAACAGGAAGCACATCAGATAGGGAATCCTATTTTGAAGTCCTATCAGGGCCTCAATATGAGCCTGAGAGAGCACTCACTACTCTGCAGGCCAGCTGAAGGACCACTTTCTCAGACAGGAGCCCCTCCCCCTCATCCATGAAAGACTGAAGAGTTTGGCCCATGCTGGAGAAAATCAAAAACCTGAAACAAAAAATCttatgtcacatgcgccaaatacaacagcccttaaccaacaatgctttaagttaAGAAAAAACACAAATTAAAATGGTAAGTAAAAACAGATgtagaaaataaaacaaataattaaacagcagcagtaaaatcaCAATagtgagtctatatacagtgtgtacaggcacagagtcaatgtgtgggagcaccggttagtcgaggtaatatgaacatgtaggtagagttaaagtgactgtgcatagattataaacagagaatagcagcagtgtaaaagaggggtctgggtagccctttgattagctgttcaggagtcttatggcttgagggtagaagctgttaagcagCCTTTTGGACCtcagctccggtaccgcttgctgtgcggtagcagagagaacagtctgactacacattcaaaacacacatacaaaaacacacaaattacCCCATATGTTCAAGCAGGCAGCAAACACACATCTCAATGTACACACACCTGTATGAGTCTGCATGGAGACCAAATCCTACACAGGAAGGAATCCCAAGGAAGTCCATCTTGGCATGCTTTATCCACTTGTCCACTAGGGGGAGACAGCATCAAAGCAGTTAGAAAGGCTCATTAGTAACTAACAGAGCCTCTACAATGTGCTTCCACCACCAGTAGTCTCGTCAGTCATACACAAACCAAACAGTTCCTCCTACTCTATACCTCAGTTTACACAACTTACACGTCCACCTATGGGTACCCATCTGAGTTGTCCATTCATACGCCAGTTTGCAGCTTTGCATTAATATAAGGATGTTCCAGCCAAGTAGAGCCCAACAGGCAGTGCTATGAAGTACTTAAgtcaaaaatactttaaagtactacttaagtagttttttggggtatctgtactttactctttatatttgactacttttacttcactacattccgaaagaaaacgatatactttttactccatacattttctttgacacccaaaagtactcgttacattttgaatgcttagcaggacaggaaaatggtctaattcacacacttatcaacagaacatccctggtcatccctactgcctctgacctggcggactctctaaacacatgcttcgtttgtaaattatgtctgagtgttggagcgtgcccctggctatccgtaaataataaatgatcccatctggtttgcttaatgaaAGGAATTGGAAATGGTTCATACTTTAACTTTTGAcagttaagtatattttagcaaataaatttacttttgatacttaagtatacttaaaaccaaatacttttagacttctcCTGGGTGACCTTCACTTGAGCCATTTTCAATTAA
The Oncorhynchus nerka isolate Pitt River linkage group LG28, Oner_Uvic_2.0, whole genome shotgun sequence genome window above contains:
- the LOC115112312 gene encoding serine/threonine-protein kinase VRK3-like isoform X3 → MLFHFCPQCGTKLQPGFRFCPSCGDKLQCVVDPSGPVEVASSGVSQLHVTDGVIMTANASSPTPSTAQLTSWDTEGLVCATPSPVSTRPPLHRTCNSVPVAWSEEAPSSITSPPVTASTKHTADQSHKSVLSPRKRRALTPKEEPSVELATSPGFSSLPRSPSTVKGKAKKAKRVCAVEPLQEGEELCDTTGRKWRLLKLLSQSDAEMFYGVQQNGQGANSSDYKHILKLGAKDGKMFNEQNFLQRAAKPSSVDKWIKHAKMDFLGIPSCVGFGLHADSYRFLIFSSMGQTLQSFMDEGEGLLSEKVVLQLACRVLDVLEFIHENEYVHADIHAENIYISPAQQTQVNLAGYCHAFRYSPGGRHVEYREGSRTPNEGAIDFISLESHKGAGPSRRSDLQALGYCMLRWYTGALPWTSLTHTPARVATEKERYMEDVPGLLSHCFGQKKVSSALQVYLSQVMALQYSDQPDYRALRAGLSAALQKLGGSLEQPLDLQVRTPTQPPHYPQAPLRKQSDDHRNLEPPPPPQQMKAI
- the LOC115112312 gene encoding serine/threonine-protein kinase VRK3-like isoform X1; its protein translation is MTVSGSKQKGMLFHFCPQCGTKLQPGFRFCPSCGDKLQCVVDPSGPVEVASSGVSQLHVTDGVIMTANASSPTPSTAQLTSWDTEGLVCATPSPVSTRPPLHRTCNSVPVAWSEEAPSSITSPPVTASTKHTADQSHKSVLSPRKRRALTPKEEPSVELATSPGFSSLPRSPSTVKGKAKKAKRVCAVEPLQEGEELCDTTGRKWRLLKLLSQSDAEMFYGVQQNGQGANSSDYKHILKLGAKDGKMFNEQNFLQRAAKPSSVDKWIKHAKMDFLGIPSCVGFGLHADSYRFLIFSSMGQTLQSFMDEGEGLLSEKVVLQLACRVLDVLEFIHENEYVHADIHAENIYISPAQQTQVNLAGYCHAFRYSPGGRHVEYREGSRTPNEGAIDFISLESHKGAGPSRRSDLQALGYCMLRWYTGALPWTSLTHTPARVATEKERYMEDVPGLLSHCFGQKKVSSALQVYLSQVMALQYSDQPDYRALRAGLSAALQKLGGSLEQPLDLQVRTPTQPPHYPQAPLRKQSDDHRNLEPPPPPQQMKAI
- the LOC115112312 gene encoding serine/threonine-protein kinase VRK3-like isoform X2, with amino-acid sequence MTVSGSKQKGMLFHFCPQCGTKLQPGFRFCPSCGDKLQCVVDPSGPVEVASSGVSQLHVTDGVIMTANASSPTPSTAQLTSWDTEGLVCATPSPVSTRPPLHRTCNSVPVAWSEEAPSSITSPPVTASTKHTADQSHKSVLSPRKRRALTPKEEPSVELATSPGFSSLPRSPSTVKGKAKKAKRVCAVEPLQEGEELCDTTGRKWRLLKLLSQSDAEMFYGVQQNGQGANSSDYKHILKLGAKDGKMFNEQNFLQRAAKPSSVDKWIKHAKMDFLGIPSCVGFGLHADSYRFLIFSSMGQTLQSFMDEGEGLLSEKVVLQLACRVLDVLEFIHENEYVHADIHAENIYISPAQQTQVNLAGYCHAFRYSPGGRHVEYREGSRTPNEGAIDFISLESHKGAGPSRRSDLQALGYCMLRWYTGALPWTSLTHTPARVATEKERYMEDVPGLLSHCFGQKKVSSALQVYLSQVMALQYSDQPDYRALRAGLSAALQKLGGSLEQPLDLQVRTPTQPPHYPQAPLRKQSDDHRNLEPPPPPQQV